One Pectobacterium polaris DNA window includes the following coding sequences:
- a CDS encoding nitrate regulatory protein, producing MVAEPSTTIRFLLASRQCELNSLRYLLQSGELVGKISQLVHLLQRERGTANLFLCSDGRLFADELALREKDVQAAQTHLMTHLAGLEKMTAELPQASRLFSRVASVVYALSLLPALRQQIRQRLLPQPQAMTFFNDIVRNLLALVFEVSDTAADPGISRALIAMFSFMQGKELAGQERAIGAAAYAAGSVDEETRQKLLDLIERQDRCFDTFLNFSDEENQQRWRAIAVDSEFERLRRIVCTRSPIEKLSEADSLHWFSIATKRIDEMKQMEDELEQTLMQRCRTRIAAAEKACSDQRADLDALMVQQEHDDPGYSIFIAGHDLEGQSAPPGWLNSDGVSPQLGRSLLSLVQQQSRRLQVQDHELAALRATLNERKQIDRAKGLLIQHRGLSEEEAYKTLRRMAMSQNKKLIDIATAMLAVADVFGDNP from the coding sequence ATGGTGGCGGAGCCTTCAACGACAATTCGATTTTTACTTGCCTCGCGCCAGTGTGAGCTGAACAGCTTGCGTTACCTGCTGCAAAGCGGTGAGCTGGTGGGAAAAATTAGCCAGCTTGTCCATCTATTGCAGCGTGAACGGGGAACGGCCAACCTGTTTCTTTGCTCCGACGGCCGCTTGTTTGCCGACGAGTTGGCGCTACGTGAGAAAGACGTGCAGGCGGCGCAGACGCATTTGATGACGCATCTGGCAGGGTTGGAAAAAATGACGGCGGAATTGCCGCAGGCGAGCCGTTTATTCAGCCGCGTTGCCAGCGTGGTTTATGCGCTAAGTCTGCTGCCCGCGCTGCGTCAGCAGATTCGCCAGCGCTTGTTGCCTCAGCCGCAGGCGATGACGTTTTTCAACGACATTGTCCGCAACCTACTGGCGCTGGTTTTTGAGGTCTCGGACACGGCGGCCGATCCGGGAATTTCCCGCGCGCTGATTGCCATGTTCAGCTTTATGCAGGGGAAAGAGTTGGCGGGGCAGGAGCGGGCTATCGGTGCGGCGGCCTATGCGGCGGGCAGCGTCGATGAGGAAACCCGGCAAAAGCTGCTGGACTTGATCGAGCGGCAGGATCGCTGTTTCGATACCTTTCTGAATTTTAGCGATGAAGAAAATCAGCAGCGCTGGCGTGCTATCGCGGTAGACAGCGAGTTTGAGCGCCTGCGCCGCATTGTGTGCACCCGCAGCCCGATAGAAAAGCTATCTGAAGCGGATAGCCTGCACTGGTTTTCGATTGCCACTAAGCGCATCGATGAAATGAAGCAGATGGAAGATGAGTTGGAGCAGACACTGATGCAGCGCTGCCGTACCCGTATTGCGGCAGCGGAGAAGGCATGCAGCGATCAGCGCGCGGATCTCGACGCGCTGATGGTGCAGCAGGAGCATGACGATCCGGGCTATTCGATATTTATCGCCGGTCATGATCTGGAAGGGCAAAGTGCGCCGCCCGGCTGGCTGAATAGCGATGGCGTCAGTCCACAGCTGGGGCGATCTCTGTTGTCGCTGGTGCAGCAACAGTCGAGGCGCTTACAGGTGCAGGATCATGAACTGGCTGCGCTGCGAGCCACGTTGAATGAAAGAAAGCAGATCGATCGTGCGAAGGGTTTACTGATACAGCACCGTGGATTAAGCGAAGAAGAGGCCTACAAAACCCTGCGCCGCATGGCGATGAGTCAGAATAAAAAGCTGATTGACATCGCGACGGCGATGCTCGCGGTGGCCGATGTATTCGGAGATAACCCTTAA
- a CDS encoding CmpA/NrtA family ABC transporter substrate-binding protein: MSDSKTKSMTVSRRQFLLGSAALGGSLMLPGLMNSAWAAGSDAPEKKEIRVGFIPLTDCASVVMAAVKGFDKKYGITIVPSKEASWAAVRDKLVSGELDAAHILYGQLYGLQMGLSGSQSNMAALMTLNQNGQGITLANQLRAANVTDLAALQKYVAASPAGTYTFAQTFPTGTHAMWLYYWLASAGIHPLNDVRTVVVPPPQMVMNMKIGNMVGYCVGEPWNQRAISENIGFTAATSQDIWPDHPEKVLGTRADWVNANPNSARALTAAILDASRWIDASDDNRRETAGVVAGRAYINAKEETIVGRMLGQYENGLGKSWKDEHAMRFYHDGSVNYPYLSDGMWFLTQHKRWGLLTEEPDYLAVAKQVNRIDIYKQAADAVGNVPLPGSDMRSSVLIDGRRWDGSDPAGYANSFSVKK, translated from the coding sequence ATGAGTGATTCCAAAACCAAAAGCATGACCGTCTCTCGCCGCCAGTTTCTGTTGGGGAGTGCTGCACTGGGCGGCAGCCTGATGCTGCCAGGGTTGATGAATAGCGCCTGGGCCGCGGGTTCCGACGCACCGGAGAAAAAGGAAATTCGGGTTGGGTTTATTCCGTTGACGGACTGCGCCTCGGTCGTGATGGCCGCAGTGAAAGGCTTCGATAAGAAATACGGCATCACAATCGTTCCTAGCAAAGAAGCCAGTTGGGCTGCTGTACGCGACAAGCTGGTGTCGGGCGAATTGGATGCCGCCCACATTCTGTACGGCCAGCTGTACGGCCTGCAAATGGGGCTGTCTGGATCGCAGAGCAACATGGCGGCACTGATGACGCTCAACCAGAACGGACAAGGGATCACGCTGGCGAACCAGTTGCGTGCAGCCAACGTCACGGATCTCGCTGCGCTGCAAAAATATGTTGCCGCTAGCCCGGCGGGCACCTACACCTTCGCGCAAACCTTCCCAACGGGTACGCATGCCATGTGGCTCTATTACTGGCTGGCCTCCGCCGGCATTCATCCGCTGAACGACGTGCGCACCGTGGTAGTGCCGCCGCCGCAGATGGTGATGAACATGAAAATTGGCAACATGGTCGGCTATTGCGTTGGTGAGCCGTGGAACCAGCGTGCCATCAGCGAAAACATCGGTTTTACCGCTGCCACTTCACAAGACATTTGGCCGGATCACCCGGAAAAAGTGCTGGGTACCCGCGCTGACTGGGTGAACGCCAACCCGAATAGCGCCCGTGCGCTGACCGCCGCGATTCTTGATGCGTCGCGCTGGATTGATGCCTCGGACGACAACCGCCGCGAAACGGCAGGCGTCGTTGCCGGACGCGCGTACATCAATGCCAAAGAAGAAACCATCGTCGGACGCATGCTGGGCCAGTACGAGAACGGGCTGGGGAAAAGCTGGAAAGACGAACACGCGATGCGTTTCTACCACGATGGTTCCGTGAACTATCCGTATCTGTCCGACGGCATGTGGTTCCTCACTCAGCACAAACGCTGGGGCTTGCTCACCGAAGAGCCGGATTATCTGGCTGTCGCGAAGCAGGTTAACCGTATTGATATCTACAAGCAGGCGGCCGATGCCGTGGGGAATGTGCCATTGCCCGGTAGCGACATGCGCAGCAGCGTGCTCATCGATGGCCGTCGCTGGGATGGTAGCGATCCAGCGGGTTATGCCAACAGTTTTAGCGTGAAGAAATAA
- the cobA gene encoding uroporphyrinogen-III C-methyltransferase: MMTTQSILAKGQRRQPVLGGEIWLVGAGPGDVELLTLKALRAIQQADVVVYDRLVSAEIMDLVPEQALCIDVGKTRGCHRLSQEKINQLLVELAQAGQRVIRLKGGDPFIFGRGGEEMDYAQQAGIICHVVPGITAATGCAAAVGLPLTHRACAQSVRFVTGHSRDGEPQLDWPTLADSQQTLVFYMGLSHSSRLCQRLIEHGLSAQTPIAIIERGTQPDQRLLTATLATLPALLARYQPQSPSLLVVGDVVRFCRHPALQVDAAPTRLTMEKHEAARQQRLSAYSQRLEIKQFFFEALSTFYAVFCFIIVSSLPSLLNF, encoded by the coding sequence ATGATGACAACACAATCAATATTGGCGAAGGGCCAACGGCGTCAGCCTGTACTCGGCGGTGAAATCTGGCTAGTGGGTGCAGGGCCGGGTGATGTAGAACTGCTGACGCTGAAGGCGCTGCGGGCAATCCAGCAGGCGGATGTTGTGGTCTACGATCGGCTGGTGTCGGCGGAGATTATGGATTTGGTGCCCGAACAGGCACTGTGTATCGACGTCGGAAAAACGCGCGGCTGTCACCGTCTGTCACAGGAAAAAATCAATCAGCTGTTGGTCGAACTGGCGCAGGCCGGGCAGCGGGTGATCCGTCTGAAGGGCGGCGATCCCTTTATTTTTGGTCGCGGCGGCGAAGAGATGGATTATGCCCAACAGGCCGGAATCATCTGCCACGTCGTGCCGGGTATTACCGCTGCGACAGGCTGTGCGGCGGCTGTGGGGCTACCGCTGACGCACCGGGCCTGTGCCCAGTCGGTCCGCTTCGTAACCGGTCATTCACGCGATGGCGAGCCGCAATTGGACTGGCCAACACTGGCCGACAGCCAGCAAACGCTGGTGTTCTATATGGGGCTGAGCCACAGCAGTCGACTGTGTCAGCGTCTGATCGAACACGGGCTGTCCGCGCAGACGCCCATCGCGATTATCGAACGCGGCACCCAGCCGGATCAGCGGTTATTAACCGCGACGCTGGCGACCTTACCGGCACTGCTGGCACGCTATCAACCACAGTCGCCTAGCCTGCTGGTGGTCGGTGACGTCGTCCGCTTCTGCCGTCATCCGGCGCTGCAGGTCGACGCAGCCCCAACGCGGTTGACGATGGAAAAACATGAAGCCGCCCGACAGCAACGGCTCTCTGCCTACAGTCAGCGCCTCGAAATAAAGCAGTTTTTCTTCGAGGCGCTTTCCACTTTCTACGCTGTTTTCTGCTTTATTATCGTGTCCTCGTTACCCTCCCTACTGAATTTTTAG
- the nirB gene encoding nitrite reductase large subunit NirB, with product MKPHLIVIGNGMASARFVEVLRQLDATRYRITVIGDEPRASYNRILLSPVLSGEKAFTDTLLTPATLDDDAALTVNYLLGERVTHIDRQQREVTTTQRQLHYDHLVLATGSTPFMPPMPGIDLAGVCGFRTLDDVELMLATIGQSVPAVVIGGGLLGIEAAAALQLRGADVTLLHRVPVLMERQLDATASDLLCDSLRARGIACETDVQVVALHGDDKGVTAVELADGRTIPAGLVVVTAGVIPASQLARDCGLPCNRGVLVDGQLQTADPHISAIGECCELNGEIFGLVAPCFAHATLVAQRLAGHTPKDYQREQAATRLKVTGIGVVSGGDINVAPDDEVYTLFDPQTQHYRRLLLRDGRLSGVLLYGDTDDSQRLLAAMESTTEGEMIPPASLLFGLSSPDSDPQPEAVRIPVMSKPILVVVGHGMVGHYFLEQLVERDLHQHYHIVVFGEERHEAYDRVHLSEYFSGRSAASLSLVKDGFFAESGIELRSASEIVAIDRERQCVCDAQGRETAYDKLVLATGSYAFVPPIPGNTRPGCLVYRTLDDLDAIAAQAKKGKSGVVIGGGLLGLEAANALRQLGLDTHVVEFAPRLMAVQLDDGGATMLRRKIEALGVQIHLSKETREITDGEQALHRLCFADGSVLETDLVLFSAGIRPRDKLADSCDLEKGPRGGIVIDDRCQTSDDAIFAIGECALWKGQIFGLVAPGYQMARSVADTLAQRDTPFTGADMSTKLKLLGVDVASIGDAHGRTAGSQSYQWTDGPNEVYKKIIVSADGKRLLGAVLIGDSSDYSTLLQMMLNDMPLPTQPEGLILPARSGDAPKGLGVAALPASAQICSCHNVSKSDISAAVAGGCGELGALKTCTKAGTGCGGCVPLLKQVMEYELTQLGVEVKKDICEHFAYSRQELYHLIRVHEIRSFDSLLERYGHGLGCEVCKPLVGSMLASCWNDYLLQPQHLPLQDTNDRFFANIQKDGTYSVVPRVPAGEITPEGLIAIGQVAQRYNLYTKITGGQRVDLFGARLEQLPAIWRELIDAGFETGHAYGKSLRTVKSCVGSTWCRYGVQDSTGLAIQLEHRYKGLRSPHKVKMAVSGCTRECAEAQSKDIGVIATDKGWNLYVCGNGGMKPRHADLFASDLDTETLLRTIDRVLMFYIRTGDRLQRTSTWMDNLEGGIDYLRQVILEDSLNIGEELDKEMQRVVDAYQCEWQTTLESPERLALFRGFLNSDSPDEAVVMVPERGQIRPAQDHEKAVSPEPVALKPAAHEAEWVQVATLGDIPRHAGMAARLGQQQIALFHLPGSEQQVYALENHEPGSGANVLSRGLLGDVAGEPVVISPLYKKRFKLRDGVSPDDSALYVRAWPVRVEDDEIWVCRQPLAVPEGVVLADTAMAKAS from the coding sequence ATGAAACCGCATCTGATTGTGATTGGTAACGGGATGGCGAGTGCGCGATTCGTCGAGGTGCTGCGCCAACTGGACGCAACGCGTTACCGCATTACCGTGATTGGTGATGAACCGCGCGCCAGCTATAACCGTATCCTGCTGTCGCCAGTATTAAGCGGCGAGAAAGCGTTTACGGATACGCTGCTGACGCCTGCGACTCTCGACGACGATGCGGCGCTGACGGTGAATTATTTGCTGGGTGAGCGGGTCACGCATATCGATCGCCAGCAGCGTGAGGTGACAACGACGCAACGGCAGCTGCATTACGATCATTTGGTGTTGGCAACCGGTTCCACGCCGTTTATGCCACCGATGCCGGGCATCGATCTGGCGGGCGTGTGCGGTTTCCGCACGCTGGATGATGTCGAACTGATGTTGGCGACGATTGGCCAGTCCGTTCCTGCGGTGGTGATTGGCGGCGGTTTGCTCGGCATTGAAGCCGCCGCGGCGCTGCAACTGCGCGGTGCTGACGTCACGTTGCTGCATCGCGTTCCGGTTCTGATGGAACGTCAATTGGATGCCACGGCGAGCGACCTGCTGTGCGACAGCCTGCGTGCTCGCGGTATTGCCTGTGAGACGGATGTGCAGGTAGTCGCGCTGCATGGCGATGACAAAGGCGTAACGGCTGTTGAATTGGCCGATGGCCGTACGATTCCGGCCGGGCTGGTGGTGGTGACTGCGGGTGTGATTCCTGCTAGCCAGCTGGCGCGCGACTGCGGCTTACCCTGTAACCGCGGCGTGCTGGTGGACGGACAGCTGCAAACTGCTGACCCGCATATCAGCGCAATCGGCGAATGCTGTGAACTCAATGGCGAAATCTTCGGGCTGGTTGCCCCGTGCTTCGCCCATGCCACGCTGGTGGCACAGCGCCTTGCCGGACACACACCGAAAGACTATCAGCGTGAACAGGCGGCAACGCGGCTGAAAGTCACAGGAATTGGCGTGGTCAGCGGCGGCGATATTAACGTGGCACCGGATGATGAGGTGTACACCCTTTTTGATCCGCAGACGCAGCACTACCGTCGTCTGCTACTGCGCGACGGGCGGCTTAGCGGTGTCCTGCTGTATGGCGACACCGACGACAGCCAGCGCCTGCTGGCCGCGATGGAGAGCACCACCGAAGGCGAGATGATTCCGCCTGCCTCGCTGCTTTTCGGCCTTTCTTCCCCTGATTCTGACCCACAGCCTGAAGCTGTAAGGATTCCTGTCATGAGCAAACCTATTTTGGTGGTTGTCGGCCACGGTATGGTCGGCCACTATTTTCTTGAACAGCTGGTTGAACGTGACCTGCATCAGCATTACCACATAGTTGTATTCGGCGAAGAACGCCATGAAGCCTATGACCGCGTTCACCTCTCCGAGTATTTTTCTGGCCGCAGCGCCGCCTCTCTGTCACTGGTAAAAGACGGCTTTTTTGCCGAGAGCGGCATTGAGCTGCGCAGTGCCAGTGAGATCGTGGCTATCGACCGTGAACGTCAATGCGTGTGTGATGCGCAGGGCCGAGAAACCGCCTACGACAAACTGGTGCTGGCGACCGGCTCTTATGCGTTTGTTCCGCCGATTCCCGGCAATACGCGCCCCGGCTGTCTGGTTTATCGCACGCTGGACGATCTGGACGCGATTGCAGCACAGGCGAAAAAGGGCAAGTCTGGCGTGGTGATTGGCGGCGGCCTGCTGGGGCTGGAAGCGGCAAACGCCCTGCGTCAGTTGGGGCTAGACACCCATGTGGTGGAATTTGCGCCGCGCCTGATGGCAGTGCAGTTGGATGACGGCGGTGCCACCATGCTGCGGCGCAAGATTGAGGCACTGGGCGTACAGATTCATCTCAGCAAAGAAACGCGCGAGATCACCGACGGCGAGCAGGCGTTGCACCGTCTCTGCTTTGCCGACGGCAGCGTATTGGAAACCGATTTGGTGCTGTTTTCCGCTGGGATTCGCCCGCGCGACAAGCTGGCAGACAGCTGCGATTTAGAGAAAGGGCCGCGCGGTGGCATCGTGATTGATGACCGCTGCCAGACCTCCGATGACGCGATTTTCGCTATCGGCGAGTGTGCGTTGTGGAAAGGGCAGATTTTCGGGTTGGTGGCACCGGGCTACCAGATGGCACGCAGTGTGGCGGATACGCTGGCGCAGCGCGATACGCCATTTACCGGCGCGGACATGAGTACCAAACTGAAGCTGCTGGGTGTTGACGTCGCCTCGATTGGCGATGCGCATGGGCGCACGGCGGGAAGCCAAAGCTACCAATGGACGGACGGCCCGAACGAGGTTTACAAGAAAATCATCGTGTCTGCCGACGGTAAGCGTTTACTGGGGGCGGTACTGATTGGCGACAGCAGCGATTACAGCACGCTGCTGCAAATGATGCTCAACGATATGCCGTTGCCTACACAGCCGGAAGGGCTGATTTTGCCCGCACGTTCTGGCGATGCGCCGAAAGGATTGGGCGTGGCGGCATTACCGGCTAGCGCACAGATTTGCTCCTGCCATAACGTCAGCAAAAGCGATATCTCGGCGGCGGTGGCAGGCGGCTGCGGCGAACTGGGCGCGCTGAAAACCTGTACCAAAGCCGGTACGGGCTGTGGTGGCTGTGTGCCGCTGCTGAAACAGGTGATGGAGTACGAACTGACGCAACTGGGCGTTGAAGTGAAGAAGGACATTTGTGAGCACTTCGCCTATTCGCGTCAGGAGCTGTACCACCTGATTCGTGTGCATGAGATCCGCTCGTTCGATAGCCTCCTTGAGCGTTACGGTCACGGCTTGGGCTGCGAAGTCTGTAAGCCGCTGGTGGGCTCTATGCTGGCCTCCTGCTGGAATGACTATCTGCTGCAGCCACAGCACCTGCCGTTGCAGGATACCAACGATCGTTTCTTTGCCAACATCCAAAAAGATGGCACGTATTCCGTCGTGCCGCGCGTTCCGGCGGGGGAGATCACACCGGAAGGACTGATCGCGATCGGTCAGGTGGCGCAGCGCTATAACCTGTACACCAAGATCACCGGCGGTCAGCGGGTGGATTTATTCGGTGCGCGCTTAGAGCAGCTTCCCGCAATCTGGCGCGAGCTGATCGATGCCGGATTTGAAACCGGTCATGCCTACGGTAAATCGCTGCGTACCGTGAAATCCTGCGTGGGATCGACCTGGTGCCGCTACGGCGTGCAGGATTCCACCGGGTTGGCGATCCAACTAGAGCACCGTTACAAGGGGCTGCGCTCACCGCATAAAGTCAAAATGGCGGTTTCCGGCTGTACCCGAGAATGTGCTGAGGCGCAAAGCAAAGATATCGGCGTGATTGCCACGGATAAAGGCTGGAATCTGTACGTGTGCGGCAATGGTGGTATGAAGCCGCGCCATGCGGATCTCTTCGCCAGCGATCTGGATACGGAAACCCTGTTGCGCACCATCGACCGGGTCTTGATGTTCTATATCCGCACTGGCGATCGTCTCCAACGCACCAGCACCTGGATGGATAATCTGGAAGGCGGTATCGACTATCTGCGTCAGGTGATTCTGGAAGATAGCCTGAATATCGGTGAAGAATTAGATAAAGAGATGCAGCGCGTGGTAGATGCCTACCAGTGCGAATGGCAAACCACGCTGGAAAGCCCGGAGCGTCTGGCGCTATTCCGTGGCTTCCTGAACAGCGATAGCCCGGATGAAGCGGTGGTGATGGTGCCGGAGCGTGGACAGATTCGTCCGGCGCAGGATCATGAGAAAGCGGTCTCGCCAGAACCCGTTGCTCTGAAACCCGCCGCGCATGAGGCGGAGTGGGTACAGGTGGCGACGCTGGGCGATATTCCGCGTCATGCTGGTATGGCGGCGCGCCTCGGACAGCAGCAGATCGCGCTGTTCCACCTGCCGGGGAGCGAGCAACAGGTGTACGCGTTGGAAAACCACGAACCGGGCAGCGGGGCAAATGTGCTGTCGCGTGGGCTACTGGGTGATGTCGCCGGTGAACCAGTGGTGATTTCACCGCTGTACAAAAAACGCTTCAAGCTGCGGGATGGTGTGAGCCCGGATGACAGCGCGCTGTACGTGCGTGCCTGGCCAGTACGCGTGGAAGACGACGAGATTTGGGTATGCCGGCAACCGCTGGCCGTGCCTGAAGGCGTCGTTTTGGCAGACACTGCCATGGCAAAAGCATCATGA
- a CDS encoding ABC transporter ATP-binding protein, with translation MRTTPIIQVQQVSQRFNTASGEFLALDQVSFDIHTGETISLIGHSGCGKSTLLNLIAGLTLPSSGGLLCDNREIDGPGPERGVVFQNHSLLPWLTTYENVALAVRQVFRGQMNKREMHEWITHNLELVHMEHALNKRPNEISGGMKQRVGIARALAMKPKVLLMDEPFGALDALTRAHLQDAVMEIQQRLQTTIVLITHDVDEAVLLSDRVLMMTNGPAATVGEIMKVDLERPRSRVVLADDPRYHHYRQQVLHFLYEKQPKAA, from the coding sequence ATGCGTACAACACCGATTATTCAAGTGCAGCAGGTGAGCCAGCGTTTCAATACCGCCAGCGGTGAGTTTCTGGCGCTAGATCAGGTGAGTTTTGATATTCACACCGGTGAGACGATCAGCCTGATCGGCCATTCCGGCTGCGGCAAATCTACGTTACTGAACCTGATTGCCGGCCTGACGCTGCCGAGTAGCGGCGGCCTGCTGTGTGACAACCGTGAAATCGACGGCCCGGGGCCGGAGCGTGGCGTGGTTTTTCAGAACCACTCGCTGCTGCCGTGGCTGACCACCTATGAAAACGTTGCACTGGCGGTACGCCAGGTATTTCGCGGCCAGATGAACAAACGCGAAATGCACGAATGGATTACCCACAATCTCGAACTGGTGCATATGGAGCATGCGCTGAACAAGCGGCCGAATGAGATCTCTGGTGGGATGAAACAGCGTGTGGGGATTGCTCGTGCGCTGGCCATGAAGCCGAAAGTACTGCTGATGGATGAACCATTCGGCGCGCTGGATGCGCTGACCCGTGCACATCTTCAGGATGCGGTGATGGAGATTCAGCAGCGCTTGCAAACCACGATTGTGTTGATTACTCACGATGTTGACGAAGCGGTGTTGTTGTCGGATCGCGTGTTGATGATGACCAACGGCCCGGCGGCGACGGTCGGTGAAATCATGAAAGTCGATCTGGAACGTCCGCGCTCACGCGTCGTGCTGGCCGACGATCCGCGCTACCACCACTACCGTCAGCAGGTGCTGCATTTCTTATATGAAAAACAGCCTAAAGCAGCCTGA
- the ntrB gene encoding nitrate ABC transporter permease, with amino-acid sequence MKNQAQVIPITADNAPETVRSADITPLPTKPVTPAKAPVAPTFAYRLLLRKLFQQLFPAVLGLGLLVAVWQIAALNSENFPTPWTTWLAALSLFADPFYVAGPNDQGIGWNVLASLQRVGIGFGLAALVGIPAGFLIGRFTFLANMLNPIISLLRPVSPLAWLPIGLLLFQRAEPASSWTIFICSIWPMILNTAEGVRRIPQDYLNVARVLKLSEFTIMRKILLPAVLPNVLTGVRLSIGVAWLVIVAAEMLTGGVGIGFWIWNEWNNLNVENIIIAIVVIGVIGLLLEQGLVWIANRFSYDNR; translated from the coding sequence ATGAAAAACCAGGCCCAGGTCATTCCAATTACCGCGGATAACGCCCCGGAAACCGTGCGCAGCGCTGACATTACGCCGCTGCCAACTAAACCCGTCACGCCCGCAAAAGCACCCGTGGCTCCCACTTTCGCCTACCGTTTGCTGCTGCGTAAGCTGTTTCAGCAACTTTTCCCTGCGGTTCTCGGACTGGGGCTGCTGGTTGCGGTCTGGCAAATTGCCGCGCTTAACAGCGAAAACTTCCCGACGCCGTGGACGACCTGGCTTGCCGCGCTCAGTCTCTTTGCCGATCCGTTTTACGTCGCAGGGCCGAACGATCAGGGCATCGGCTGGAACGTATTGGCTTCGCTGCAACGTGTTGGCATTGGCTTCGGGCTGGCGGCACTGGTCGGCATTCCCGCTGGCTTCCTGATTGGTCGTTTTACGTTTCTGGCTAACATGCTTAATCCGATCATTTCGCTGCTGCGCCCAGTCAGCCCGCTGGCCTGGCTGCCTATCGGCCTGCTGTTGTTCCAGCGTGCCGAACCTGCATCCAGTTGGACCATTTTTATCTGCTCCATCTGGCCGATGATCCTCAATACCGCCGAAGGCGTGCGCCGCATCCCGCAGGATTACCTAAACGTGGCGCGAGTCCTGAAGCTCTCCGAATTCACCATCATGCGCAAGATTTTGCTGCCTGCGGTGCTGCCTAACGTGTTGACCGGCGTGCGCCTGTCGATTGGTGTCGCCTGGCTGGTGATTGTTGCGGCGGAGATGCTGACCGGCGGCGTCGGTATCGGCTTCTGGATTTGGAATGAGTGGAACAACCTGAATGTGGAAAACATCATCATCGCCATCGTGGTGATTGGCGTTATCGGTCTGCTGCTTGAGCAGGGACTGGTGTGGATTGCTAACCGTTTCAGCTATGACAACCGCTAA